The Henckelia pumila isolate YLH828 chromosome 2, ASM3356847v2, whole genome shotgun sequence genome includes a window with the following:
- the LOC140878626 gene encoding 11S globulin seed storage protein 2-like: MVPRFLDLAVLVVSLWLLVSSSVGERSTPFQLTEKQQCRLQRITAAKPSQRIQHEGGETELWNERDGQFQCAGVAAMRNILRPNALSLPNFHHYPRLVFIERGFGYISVISPGCAETYEAGRTQTTRESREKWETTERGRERDLHQKVHRIRKGDIVAIPAGAVHWCYNAGKEDLIAISINDLNHQSNQLDQKFRAFYLAGGVSKKGGQQEYEEETIFYNILKEFDTNLLAEAFNIPEEIVRQMQKGGEERGLSIIAQEKMSFARPDEQEEQGREGSGNGLEETYCSMKISTNLENRRDADIYSRQAGKVNVVDLHKLPVLKYMDMSAERGNLFPNALVSPDWSMQGHTIVYVTRGEAQIQIANHNGESLMNDRVNKGDMLVVPQYYVSTARAGESGFEWVAFKTTGWPMRNPLAGYTSVMRGMPLQVITNSYQMSPRQAEGLKMNRGGQSFLFSPGRERQF, from the exons ATGGTGCCCAGGTTTCTTGATCTAGCAGTACTAGTAGTGTCCCTGTGGCTTCTGGTTTCTTCGTCAGTTGGCGAGAGATCGACCCCTTTTCAGCTGACCGAGAAGCAACAATGCCGTTTGCAGCGCATCACGGCGGCGAAGCCCTCCCAGAGGATCCAGCATGAAGGTGGGGAGACCGAGTTATGGAACGAAAGAGATGGCCAGTTCCAATGTGCTGGAGTTGCTGCCATGAGAAACATCCTCCGCCCTAATGCCCTCTCTTTGCCCAATTTCCACCACTATCCCCGCCTTGTTTTCATCGAGCGAG GTTTTGGGTACATAAGTGTCATTTCCCCTGGCTGCGCGGAGACATACGAAGCAGGAAGGACTCAGACAACACGCGAAAGCAGAGAAAAATGGGAGACAACAGAGCGAGGAAGGGAAAGGGACTTGCACCAGAAAGTGCACCGTATTCGCAAAGGAGACATCGTCGCCATTCCCGCTGGGGCTGTACATTGGTGCTATAACGCTGGAAAAGAAGATCTTATTGCCATTTCTATCAATGATCTCAATCATCAGTCCAACCAACTTGACCAAAAATTCAGG GCCTTTTATTTGGCTGGCGGAGTATCGAAAAAGGGGGGTCAGCAAGAATACGAAGAAGAAACAATATTCTACAACATTCTCAAGGAATTCGACACAAACCTGTTGGCCGAGGCATTCAATATCCCGGAGGAGATTGTGAGACAGATGCAAAAGGGCGGCGAGGAACGAGGACTCAGCATCATCGCCCAAGAGAAGATGAGTTTCGCCAGGCCCGACGAACAAGAAGAACAAGGCCGAGAAGGATCAGGAAATGGGCTGGAAGAAACTTACTGCTCCATGAAAATCAGCACAAACCTTGAGAACCGGAGAGACGCCGACATATACTCCAGGCAAGCCGGAAAAGTCAACGTGGTTGACTTGCATAAGCTTCCTGTACTCAAATACATGGACATGAGCGCTGAGAGAGGCAATCTATTCCCG aATGCGTTGGTGAGCCCGGATTGGTCCATGCAAGGCCACACCATCGTGTACGTGACCCGAGGCGAGGCACAAATACAAATAGCGAACCACAACGGGGAATCCCTGATGAACGACAGGGTTAACAAGGGCGACATGTTGGTGGTTCCTCAGTATTACGTCTCCACGGCACGTGCGGGAGAGAGCGGTTTCGAATGGGTGGCGTTTAAGACGACGGGATGGCCCATGCGCAACCCCCTCGCCGGATACACGTCTGTGATGAGAGGCATGCCGCTACAAGTGATCACCAACTCGTACCAGATGTCCCCGAGACAGGCTGAGGGGTTGAAGATGAACAGAGGCGGGCAGAGTTTCTTGTTTTCCCCCGGCCGCGAAAGGCAATTTTAG